In Populus alba chromosome 1, ASM523922v2, whole genome shotgun sequence, a single window of DNA contains:
- the LOC118050689 gene encoding uncharacterized protein, producing MDVTEETWIKIFAVCNIVEEETNGGRWAHGDNKDEFLGFGGKSSNGLLDTEQHTRRDLLANDSLVVVTNGTNKIPVRNAKKIDVVLAKKGNGVSSNRRATPKKKSKRGGRRSRAKAHDKQKATVVVESDDVEVAEPDVPKNNASYGLLVGPFGPIEDRILEWSPEKRSGTCDRKGAFARLVWSRKFVLIFHELSMTGAPLSMLELATEFLSCGATVSAVVLSKKGGLMPELARRRIKVLEDRADLSFKTAMKADLVIAGSAVCTSWIDQYIARFPAGGSQVVWWIMENRREYFDRSKIILNRVKMLPAFACSLNTPTSSSEKMLEKRQLLRKSVRKEMGLTDNDMLVMSLSSINAVDKGNQSTLAAKHHLRALLEKPENPVRFSNEFSRYSESSTRLAEPNKMNSQLTSVSNSIDYNVAGNLDRSHRKRKLLADSEGTHEQALKVLIGSVGSKSNKVPYVKEILRFISQHSNLSKSLLWTPATTRVASLYSAADVYIINSQSCQVSFTFSSNLKCPRVIDPYLSVQYLKLVLQGPGETFGRVTIEAMAFGLPGERGEMKEQNRQEKKLRRKAPQRRKIYREEALLLRHWLRQTKDLD from the exons ATGGATGTAACTGAAGAAACGTGGATTAAGATTTTTGCTGTTTGTAATATAGTTGAAGAAGAAACTAATGGAGGAAG ATGGGCTCATGGTGATAACAAGGATGAATTTCTGGGGTTTGGAGGTAAATCCAGCAATGGACTTTTAGATACTGAACAGCATACACGGCGAGATTTGCTTGCCAATGATAGTTTGGTAGTTGTAACTAATGGGACCAATAAAATTCCGGTGAGAAATGCTAAAAAGATAGATGTTGTTTTGGCCAAGAAGGGGAATGGAGTTTCATCTAATCGAAGAGCAACTCCTAAGAAGAAGAGCAAGAGAGGAGGACGCAGGTCACGTGCCAAAGCACATGATAAACAAAAGGCAACAGTAGTGGTTGAAAGCGATGATGTAGAGGTTGCAGAACCTGATGTTCCTAAAAATAATGCTTCTTATGGTTTACTTGTTGGCCCATTTGGGCCAATAGAGGATAGAATTTTGGAATGGAGCCCTGAGAAACGATCAGGAACATGTGATAGGAAGGGGGCCTTTGCACGTCTTGTATGGTCTAGGAAATTTGTGTTAATATTCCATGAACTCTCGATGACTGGAGCTCCACTTTCAATGTTGGAGTTGGCAACAGAGTTTTTGAGCTGTGGAGCCACAGTTTCTGCTGTAGTTCTCAGCAAGAAGGGTGGCTTGATGCCAGAGCTTGCTAGGAGAAGGATCAAAGTGCTTGAAGACAGAGCAGATCTCAGCTTCAAAACAGCCATGAAAGCAGATCTTGTCATTGCAGGATCAGCTGTCTGTACCTCATGGATAG ATCAATACATTGCCCGTTTTCCAGCTGGAGGTAGTCAAGTTGTTTGGTGGATTATGGAAAATCGACGAGAATACTTTGATCGGTCAAAAATTATCCTTAATCGAGTGAAAATGCTG CCGGCATTTGCTTGTTCACTAAATACTCCAACTTCTAGCTCTGAAAAGATGTTGGAGAAAAGACAGTTGCTACGGAAATCTGTTAGAAAAGAGATGGGATTGACTGATAATGATATGCTTGTGATGTCTCTCAGCAGCATAAATGCTG tGGATAAGGGTAACCAATCTACCTTGGCTGCAAAGCATCATTTAAGAGCTCTGTTGGAGAAACCAGAAAATCCTGTCAGATTTTCAAATGAATTTAGCCGCTACAGTGAGTCTTCTACCAGATTGGCTGAACCTAACAAGATGAATTCACAACTTACCAGTGTCTCTAACTCCATTGATTACAACGTTGCAGGGAACCTTGACAGAAGTCACAGAAAAAGGAAGTTGTTGGCTGACAGTGAAGGAACACATGAACAAGCTCTTAAAGTTCTTATTGGTTCTGTTGGATCTAAAAGCAATAAGGTGCCTTATGTCAAAGAGATTCTGAGGTTCATATCCCAACATTCAAATTTGTCAAAGTCATTGTTATGGACTCCAGCAACTACACGTGTTGCCTCGCTTTACTCTGCGGCAGATGTTTATATTATAAACTCCCAG TCATGTCAAGTTTCCTTCACCTTTTCCTCAAATTTGAAGTGTCCAAGGGTCATAGACCCTTATTTGAGTGTCCAGTATCTGAAACTTGTACTGCAGG GGCCTGGAGAGACATTTGGAAGAGTTACCATAGAAGCCATGGCGTTTGGTCTTCCG GGCGAGAGAGGAGAGATGAAAGAACAAAATAGACAAGAGAAGAAGTTGAGAAGGAAGGCGCCTCAGAGAAGGAAGATCTACAGAGAGGAGGCCTTGCTTTTGCGTCACTGGCTGAGACAGACGAAGGATTTGGATTGA